Proteins encoded together in one Stigmatella aurantiaca window:
- a CDS encoding SWIB/MDM2 domain-containing protein, with protein sequence MAAKKAAAKKTAAKKAAPAAKKAAGAKKPNAAFMKEFNPTPELAAVVGDKPLPRTAVIKKLWDYFKKNGLNQGQLINLDDNLKKVYGNKKQIKMTEVAGAFKHLKE encoded by the coding sequence ATGGCCGCAAAGAAGGCTGCTGCGAAGAAGACCGCTGCGAAGAAGGCTGCTCCCGCCGCGAAGAAGGCCGCCGGCGCCAAGAAGCCGAACGCCGCGTTCATGAAGGAGTTCAACCCCACGCCCGAACTCGCCGCCGTCGTCGGGGACAAGCCGCTTCCTCGCACCGCGGTCATCAAGAAGCTGTGGGACTACTTCAAGAAGAACGGTCTCAACCAGGGCCAGCTCATCAACCTGGATGACAACCTGAAGAAGGTCTACGGCAACAAGAAGCAGATCAAGATGACCGAGGTCGCCGGCGCCTTCAAGCACCTGAAGGAGTAG